In Bacteroidales bacterium, the genomic window TTCTATTTCTACAAGGGTTGTGTTTAAATTTTCGGCTGATATTTTAATTATTAAGTATTTATAAAATGTTGGAAATATGTGAATCATAAGAGGGTCTATTTCGGTATGAAATGAGGCGTAATGAAAATCTTTCACAACTCCTATTATAGTTCCTATTTTGGGTTCTTTCAGTGCGTAACTAAATATCATTTTCTTTCCTACAGGATTTTTTAGATTATATTTTGCAACTGCAGATTCATTAATAATAAATGCATTTAGAGAATCGGAAGTGTCATTATCTGAGAAGGTTCTTCCCTCAACCATTTCTAAACCAAAAGCATTTAAAAAATCATGATCGGCACAAAGCATACGAACCCCCATACGGTCGTTTTTAATTTTTTTATTGTCAGACATTTTTCTAAGTGCAGGCACACGTACTCCATAAACTCCAAAACGTTCGCCGGGTATATTTGAGCTTGCAGAAACAGATTCAACGCCTTCAAGTTGAAGGAGTTCATCTTTTAGTTTTGGAATATATTTGATATTACTTTGTCCTGATAGTGGTAAAACAACAACTTGTTTTTTATTAAAGCCAATATCAGTATTTTGAATGAATTGAAGCTGCTTAGCAACTGTTAAGGCCGTGATAGTCAAGAAAATACTTATTGTGAATTGAGAGACTACTAAAATTCTTCGCAAAACTAAGTTTAGCATATCATTTTTTCCTGCATTTATTTTTGTTGCTAAAATCCTACTGGTTTTATAACGTGACATAAAAGCCGAAGGATAAAGTCCGGAGAGTATACCCAACCCAATAATAACTGTGAGTAGATATATTATACTGTCTTTTTCTAATAATTGACTAAGTCTAAGGTTTTTACCGACGAAATCGTTAAAATAAGGAAAGCTTAGTTCAACTACAACTAACGAAATTAATAAAGAGGCTAAAACCAAAGCAAATGATTCGCTGATAAATTGCAGAAAGATACTTCCTGTATTAGCTCCCATTACCTTTCTTATGCCAATTTCTTTCGATCTTTTTATAGAGCTTGCTGTTGCTAGATTAGTGTAGTTGATAGCGGCTAGGATTAAGATAAACAAACCAATAGTTATGTATATAATAATGTATTCAAAATTTCCATTATTTTCTAATTCTTTTTCGGCATGGCTTTTAAGGTGGATATCACTAATTGGGATAAAAAGGATTTTTCCTTCAAGTCCGGCAAAGCGATGTGTTGCGGTGTCTTTTTGTAAGAATTTCTGTAAGCTTTCATCCATTTTGTTTTGCAGATATGCTTGTAATTCTTTTCCTTGTTTTAAGCTGTGAGCTTTGATATAAGTATAGAATACCATTGGTCCGGTAGAATCTACTTTATTCCATTCTTGATGTAGCTTCATCATAGAAAAAACAACATCAAAATGAAAATGTGAATTGGTAGGAATGTTTTTAAAGACAGCTGAAATAGTATATTCTTTATCATCAACTTCCACTTTATTCCCTACTGCTAAAGTGTTCCCGAAAAGCTGGTTGGCTATTTTATTTGAGATCATAATTTGATCTGCTGAACCAAGAAGTGAGCCTTTCTGCTTATGTATTAAAGGAAATGAAAAAACATCTAAAAATGTAGAATCGGCATATATCATGCGCTTTTCATATGCACTATTTCCATTGGCATACAGATAAGGTGGATTGAAAATATCCAGAATTCTGCATGTGTTTGCAAGATTGCTGTGATTTACATTTAAGTCGTATCCTAAATTACCTTCAGTAGTAGCCCAAAGATGATTTTTATCTTTCCACTTATATTCTTCTTGAATACGAAAAATACGTTCATAATCTTTGTGGAACTTATCATAGCTTAATTCGTCGTTAATGTACAGAAATATTAAGATACTTGTTGCCAGTCCAAGTGCCAAACCAAAAATATTGATAATGGAATACACCTTATTTCTGAGTAAAAAGCGGCTTGTTGTTTTAACAATATTTTTAAGCATAAGAAAAAGCCTTAATTATTTAGTTTTTGCTTGAGTAAAATTGGAATTTTTTTATTTTCCTCTTTAAATACTTCTGCTATTATCCAATCTTTTTCTATGGTTTTGATTTTCTGTATTATAAAGTTGGCTGCTAATAAATTATCTGGATTATCTTTTTCTAAGTCCCATATTTCAAATCGATAAGAGGGTATATTTTTATTGTATGATCCTTTAATAAGGATGTCAAAAATTTCATTGGCAGACGAATCGGGAAGTAGTATTTTAATTTCTTTCGGCATAATAGAATCGTTTATTAAATAGTTTTTGTAGTAAAACTCTGTAATATATTCTCGTTAATAATTTGACCATCAAATAAACGAATAATTCTATTTGCATATGAAGCATCTCTTTGAGAGTGAGTTACCATAATGATAGTAGTGCCTTCTTTATTTAAATCGTTTAAAGTACGCATAACATCTTCTCCATGAACTGAGTCTAAATTTCCAGTTGGTTCGTCTGCCAAAATAAGTTTTGGATACCCAACAACTGCTCGCGCAACGGCAACTCTCTGTTGTTGACCACCACTTAATTGTTGTGGAAAATGATGTTTACGATGCAAAATATGCATTTTTTCTAAGGTAGATAAAGTGCGTTTTTTTCTTTCTTTAGGTTTAAGTCCCATATAAATTAGAGGTAATTCAACGTTTTCAAAAACATTTAATTCATCAATTAAATTAAAGTTTTGAAAAATGTAACCCAAATTATTTTTACGAAGTTTAGCGCGTTTTTTTTCTTTGAATTTAGATGTTTCCTCTCCTAAAAATTCGTAAGTCCCCATACTGGGATTATCGAGTAAACCTAAAATATTAAGTAAAGTAGTTTTCCCACAGCCTGAGGGACCCATAATAGCAACAAATTCGCCCTCTTTTACCTCAAGACTTACATCTTGTAAGGCACGTGTTTCTACTTCAGCATTACGGTATATTTTAGTTAAGCCAGATGTTTTAAGCATTTCTTTGTCCATTTTAATCCGACTAATTTAGGGAATAATATTTTATGTAAAGATTTAAGAGTTTATATATTACTTTTTATTACCGACAATATAATTTCACATAAATTATGCCGAGTTTTTATCTATCAGATATTCAGTACGTAAAGTTGATATTCTTGTTATATATCTGTTAAAATATGTTCGATAATGGTCGGTTTTTTGTACATTTACGGACAAAATTCGATTAAAATTTATGAAAACTCAAGCAAAAATTTTGGTAATTGATGATGATAGAGATGTGCTTTTGGCAGCAAAACTGTTATTAAGTCAATATTTTACTTCGGTACATACCGAAGTAAATCCGGAGCAACTACCTAATTTGATGCGTATGGATAACTATGACATTATTTTGCTGGATATGAATTTTTCGCGTGATGCGACGAGTGGACAAGAAGGATTTTATTGGTTGAATCGTGCTTTAGAAATAGATCCTGCAGCCGTTATTATTTTTATTACAGGCTATGGCGATATAGAAATGGCAGTACAAGGGATAAAAGAAGGAGCTACAAATTTTATTCTTAAACCTTGGGATAATCAGAAGTTACTTGCCGAGATTACGGCGAACTTACAAGTTCGGGAATCGAAAAAGGAATTGGCTAAACTTCGTGATAAGCAAAAGCAATTGATTTCTGATATGGATTCTCCATTTAAAGATATTATTGGGCATTCTAATATTATTCAGAAAGTTTTGAATACTGTTAAAAAAGTAGCTCAAACAGACGCAAATGTTTTGTTACTTGGCGAAAACGGAACCGGCAAAGAACTTGTTGCGCGTGCAATTCATAGGATTTCAGAACGTAAAAATGAAGTGTTTATATCGGTAGATTTGGGTGCCATTACCGAATCGCTTTTTGAAAGTGAACTTTTTGGTTATAAAAAAGGAGCTTTTACCGATGCTAAAGAAGATCGTGCAGGCAGGTTTGAAGCAGCCTCGGGAGGAACTATTTTTTTAGACGAAATAGGGAACTTAAGTTATAGCCTTCAATCTAAATTGTTAAGCGTTTTACAAAATAGAAAAGTCGTACGTCTTGGAACACATATTGAAATCCCAATTGATGTAAGAGTGATATGCGCCACTAATATGTCGCTGTATGAAATGGTTGATGAAGGTAAATTTCGTCAGGATTTATTGTATAGGGTTAATACTGTGGAGATTCAGATTCCTCCGCTTCGAGAAAGAGAAGAAGATATCCCTGATTTAGTAGAGCACTTTTTGGGCATATATGTGAAGAAATACCGTTTACCAAAGAAAAGAGTTAGCGTTGCTGCTATAAAAAGGCTCAAAAAGCATAATTGGCCCGGAAATATTCGTGAATTACAGCATTCGGTTGAAAGGGCAGTAATTATGTCCGAAGAATCTACACTTCAAGCACACGATTTCTTTTTGGCTAAACCCATACAGAAAGGTGCCTTACTAAATGCCGAGAACTTAAATCTGCAGGAGACAGAAAGAATTCTAATTAGAAAAGTAATTGATAAATATGGCGGTAATATTTCTAAAGCTTCAAAAGAATTAGGGTTAACAAGAGCGTCTCTTTACAGGCGAATAGAAAAATATGATTTATAAAAATTTTCGTTTGGTCATTATTTTTCGGGTGTTTTTAATTCTTTTAAATACTCTACTTTTAGTTTATTTTTACACTAAGAGCAATTTTATAACGTTGTGGTCTTTAGTGGTTTTATTGGTGGTTCAAACCTATCTTTTAATATATTATACAGAACAAAGTAATCGTCGGTTAAGTAAATTTCTTGATAGCATTAGATATAATGATTTTACCACTACATTTTCTGTAAATATTAATGGTAAAACATTTGAGCATTTAAATGCTTCATTTAATGAGGTAATACGGTTGTTTAAAAATACACGAGCTGAAAAAGAAATACAATATAACTATCTGCAAACAGTTATTCAGCATATAAACACCGGTATCATTGCTTATAGGAAAGATGGTGAGGTTGATATTGTAAATAATGCTATAAAACGTCTTTTTGGGATAAATAATTTTAATCATATTCGGCAGCTTAGCAGTATAGACGAAAGTATTACACATCAACTTTTAAATATAAAAGCGGGAGATTCTATTCTTATCAAATTATTGAAAGAGGATGAAGTCTTACAATTGGCAGTTGTTGCTACCGAATTTAAAAAGCAAGGTGAAGAATATTTATTGGTGAGTTTTCAAGATATTCACGCTGAGCTAGAAGCAAAGGAAATAGAGTCGTGGCAAAATTTGATTAGAGTATTAACTCATGAGATAATGAATTCTATTACCCCAATATCATCATTAACAACTACTGTAAATCAAATGATATTTGATGAGGAACCTTTAAGCTTGGAGATGAAAAATCTAAATACTGATGAAAAGGAAAACGTAAAGTTGGCATTGGAAACAATCGGTAAAAGAAGTCAGGGATTATTAAATTTTGTAGAGATTTATCGTAATTTAACCAGAATACCAAAGCCAAATTTCAGGAGTATTCTTGTATCCGATTTAATTCAAAATGTAGAGCAGCTTTTTGCTGCTCAGTTAAAAGAAAATGGCATTACTTTTTCATATAATATCTTACCCGAAACTCTTCATCTAACAGCCGATCCTGATTTGCTTGAGCAGGTACTTATCAATTTAGTTCTGAATGCAATTCAAGCACTTAAAGACAGTGCCAATCCTGAGATTAAGATAATTTCACGCTTTAATAGAAATAATCGTGTTATAATAGAAATTGCTGATAATGGAAAAGGAATAAAACCTGACTTATTAGATAAAATATTTATGCCTTTCTTTACTTCCAAAAAAGATGGATCAGGTATTGGTCTTAGCCTTTCTCGTCAAATTATGCATATGCATAAAGGCAGTATTCAGGTAAAGTCAATCACAGCAAAGGGAAGTGTTTTTACGCTTATTTTCTAAATAAAATTCTTATGATAAAAGAAATAAATTATCCAATTAATGTACTGAGTAAAAACCGCTGGAGTCCGCGAGCATTCTCTGATAAGATTGTTGAAAAGGATAAACTTCATAGTATTATGGAGGCTGCTCGTTGGTCTGCATCTGCTTTTAATGAACAGCCTTGGCGATTTCTTGTAGCTTATAAGGGCGAAGAAAGTTATCAAAATATAATGGATACATTAGTTGAGTTTAATCAGATGTGGGCAAAAAAAGCGCCTGTTTTAATTCTGAATTGTTATAGAATAAATCTTAGCCGTAATGGAAAACACAACCAAACAGCTCAGTATGATTTGGGACAAGCTGTTGCTCATTATTCGTTAGAGGCGATTAATCAGGGATTATATATTCATCAAATGACGGGCTTTGATGTATCAAAAGCCAATAAACTTTTTGGATTAGGTGAAGAGATTGTGGCATTTAGCGTAACTGCTCTTGGCTATATTGGAGGTGTTGATTCTCTTCCTGAGGATATACGGAAAATGGAAATGGCAGAGCCAATAAGGATGCATCAAAAAGATTTTCTTTTAAACGATTTATAATTCATCTTAGTTAGTTTGCTTTTTTAACTTTGTAAAAAAAATGATCTGATTATGAAAAAATATACTTTCTTTTTTTTAATGATGGTGATATTTGCTTTTTCTTCCTGTGAAAATGGTAAAAAAGCACAGAAAAAGACGAATCAAATACAACAATCAGACGCTCTTGAAGTTCAAGTTCCGATTTTTAATGGCGATTCAGCTTATGTTTATGTGGCAGCTCAAACAGGTTTTGGACCAAGAGTGCCTAATACAGAAGCTCATTCTAAAGCAGGTGAATATTTGATAAACAAGCTTGCTCAATATGCCGATACAGTGGTGGTTCAGGAATTTCAGTCGCGTGCATACGACGCTACACTTTTGAATGGAAAAAATATTATCGCCAGTTTTAATTTAGATAAGGAAAAGCGAATATTTCTCTCTTCGCATTGGGATTCTCGTCCCTATGCCGATCATGATCCGGATGAAGCTAATTATCACACTCCTATCGATGGTGCTAATGACGGAGCAAGTGGAGTAGGTATTTTAATTGAAATGGCAAGGCAGATGCAAATACAAAAACCTGAAATAGGTGTGGATATTGTTTTATTTGATTTAGAAGATTATGGTACACCCGAATTTGCCTCACGTACTTCCAATTCTGAAGAAACTTGGGCTTTAGGATCTCAATATTGGTCGTTAAACCCACATCTAATTGATTATAATGCTCAGTATGGAATTCTGCTCGATATGGTTGGAGCAAAAGATGCTGTTTTTTATATGGAAGATTTTTCTATGCTTTATGCTCCTCATATTGTAAAGAAAGTGTGGAAAATTGCTGCTACTGCAGGATACGGTGATTATTTTGTGTTGGAAAAAGGTTTTAGTGTACTGGATGATCATTATTTTGTTAACAGAGATGCCAATATCCCAACTATTGATATTATTCAGTATGATCCTGATTCTCCCTATGGATTTTACAAGCATTGGCATACCCTTAAAGATAATATAGAAAATATTGACAAGGAAACTTTAAAAGTAGTAGGACAAGTAATTACAGAAGTAATTTATAGGGAGAGATAAGGGGTTTTATTAATGATTTATCACTTTTTCAACTTGTCTTTAAGAAACTCTCTTATTCTGATTCTTGCATTTTCTCGAATATTAAAATAAAAGAAATTATAATCATAAAGATGATAATTACCTGCCTTTAAGAACATTACTAAATCCTTTTGATTGGATGGCTTATCAACAACAATAACTCCTTTTTTGGTATTGGCATTGATGAACTTAGGGATGATGATTGTATCATTGCTATTCGTAAAATCATCGGGGAAATTTATATTTCCACTAAATAAACTTTTCTGATTGAACTCAAAATTCGGATTTTCAATAAAAAAAGCACCTAAATTATATTCTTGATTGATATTTACATCTTTATTCTCCCAAGATAAAGGATTGGTTACTTGCGTTTTTTTTACGGCAAAAGATTTAAAAGCAAAACTTCGTTGCGTATTCCAACTATTAATGCATCCAGTTTCGGTGCTGCCTTGGCACATTCCAATATTCCCGAGTTCACTTAAATAATCATCAGTTATGGGCCAACCAATGAAATAGGCTGTCACAAATTGGGCACGCATACTTTCGTTTTTATTGATGTATTTTAAAAGCTCTTTTCCTAGGTAGCTGCCTTGACTATGCCCTGCTAGAATAAACGGTCGACCGTGATTAAAATTCTCAAAATAATAATCAAAAGCAGCTTTAACATCTTGATAAGCCAAATCAAGTGCTTTTTTACCGTCTGCTTTTAAATCAAGAAAAGCATAAAAATTTGCTTGGCGATAAAGGGGAGCGTACACATTAGCAACATCTAAAAAAGCAGAGGCTTGATTAGCAAAAATGACATAATATGTTAAATCATTTATGGCTTTAAAATCCATGGGTTGATTCCAGTTTGTATTCACAAAAAAGGTTGAAGGATGTATGTAAAACACATCGGCTTCATATTCGTTTTTTTCCGGAATATAAGTCCAAGCATTAGGGTTATTGTAGTTTGGCGCTTTGGGAACACTATCGAGTGTGAAACTGTATTTTGGCTTAATTTTTTTTATGGCAATACGGGCTATCTTATCAGAAGCATTACAACTAACGAAAAGAATTGATAAAAGCAGATAGCTTATTTTGCCAAAATTATTCATTAACGAATAATTATTTTTTGTGTTTGTCTTTGTCCGTTGCCTTCAACTTCAAAGAAATAAATCCCTTTTTGGAGGTATTGTAAATTTAAGTCTAATTTATAGTTGATTACAAATTTATTTTGATAAACCGATTGTCCTAACATATTGCTAATACGAATAGTATAGGTTTTGCCATTAGTAGATTCATTAAATCGTAATACAATTTGTCCGTTTGAGGGATTGGGAAAAAGGCTGAAAAATTCATCCTGTATTTTTGCTTCTTCTTTAATCCCAACAGGAACACCAGATAAGAACAAAGCACCTGTGTCGTTCGGATCCAGCCAAGGCTTTAATTGTGTATTATCAGTACTTCCGTTTTTATCCCAATGGTAATCGAATTTACCATAATAATCTTCCGATGTCAGTTCGGTACAAGAAGCCCAACCACCCGTTAATGTACCTATTAAAAAACCATCCTGCGAATAAATAGGAGAGCCGGAAGAACCTCCTTCTGTTACTCCATGTCCATTTTCTGTTGCACTCCAAACTACCTCCCAAGATCCGTTTTCAGAGCCAACATAGCCACCACTTGAATAGGTTGCGCTTAGCAAATCAGAAGTATAGGTCGATATTTTTTTAATATCGCCTTGAGGATGGTGAATAGTAACTCCATTTGTACTACCATCTCCGGTTCTGTCCCAACCCATAAAATAAGCATTGTATTCTACCGGAATATTCTGTTGAAGCAAAACCAAATAAAAATCAGAGCCCATAGTTCCGGAATTTGAGCTGGCAGCAATTTTTGTAGCTCCTGTCATGGTGTTTGAATTTGGTTCATCAATTGGGTTATCGCAGGTAGCCGATTGGTAATTAAAATAAATAATCCATTGATTCAAATCACTTGATGAAGCGTCAGTAGCACAATGGTCTGCAGTTAAAATATATGGTGTTCTATCGTTTTCTACATTATTTATTACACTTCCTGTACACCAGTAGGAGGAACTTCCTTCTTTAATTAAAAGGCGAACGACTGAATTTATCTGTTTTTCATAATCGGTTCCTTCCGAACATTTTACATTTACTTCGCAGCCACCTGAGTCTCCAAATCCACTTGTGCTTTTTAAGTTGCTAACACCACGATAAGCATGCAATACTTCATCAATGGTAAAATGACCTAAACCGGCGACATTAGCAGGCTCGTTGTATTCAATTACTAATTTATCACCATAAATTAATTCGGTAGCAAACATTCCTGTTTTGGAATTATTTAAATCGGTAAAAGAACCAATAACTTGCTTTTTATCAGGAGAGTATACAAATAATTTTGCTCCTTTTGGTAAATAGAAATCAGAAAAATACAAGCCTAAAGCTAAAGCATTTTTTGATGTAATTGTTGCCCTCCAAATAGTATTACCATTAGAATCAATTATCTTTTTTCCAAAATCAGGCTCTTGTAATTTCCGATTAAAATCTAGTATTTGTCCAAATTTGTATGCAGTACATTGTTTCTCAATAGTTGCATTTTTTTGAGGAGAAAAAGGAGTTCTTGGAGAATAAATCTTTTCATTATCTGCAAATTTTTCCATTCGAAAAGATGCCGGTTTTCCACCTCGACTAATTTGAGCCTGTAGTTGTATGCTTAATATGCTAAGCATAAGCGTTAATACGGAGAGTTTAATAGTCTTAGATATACTATTGAGCACAAAATTCTTAGAGTTCATAATAATTGATTTGCTACAAAATTAATAATTTCTAATGAAGTAAAAGCTTGTAAAAGCCTGTTTTGCCATTATCGTTATCACTAAGCCCAAAAAAAATTATTTCGGAGCTGTTGACTTCGGTAATATATAATGTTTCTATTTTACTAATTACGAATTGTTCTGAAGAATCTTTTATCGGCCAATATTCAAGTTTTTTATCCATTTTATTATTCAGCTTTATCTTACCAATAAAGCTACCTAAGATTGCTCCGTCATTATAAACATCATTGGTTTCTTCTACCGAAATGGTAAAATATAGCGTATTTTCTTGAGGAGAATAACAGGCTCCTGAGAAGCCACTTTTGTTATTATTTATAACTGGAAGATTGAATAAATAAGAAGTAAAATCGGGGAGAGGGTAATCTTTTTTAAAAAGATAATTGAGCATTTCTTTTTTGTTTACACAATATATCCTATTATTTCCACACACATTTCCTCGTTGTAAAAAGTAGAAAAACTTACCATCATTTGCTAAACCTTCAAGGTTAATACTATTTCCAATAGGGAAATCGCCTTGTAAATAAAACTTTTGATACAGATTATGCAAAGATTTTTTTAAAAGTAGTTTTCTGTTTTTACTATCAAAAACATAAGCTGTATCGCGTGTAAACGCTTGACTGCCTGATCCTATAATTAAAAGTGTATCGTTGAAAACATCCATAGCTTCAAAATCAGGTTTTATACTCTTAGAATAATTTTCTTGTCCGGAAGATGGAATTTTTGATAAAAGATATTTTTCCTGCGTTTCTCCTTTATCATCTATTAAATACAGATAAGGTGAGTCATCACCAATTACCCAGAGTCCTTCTTCCGTTTTACAAATTCCTGAGCCTGCAGAAATGTCTTCAATACTTATAAATTGTTGGATGCTAATAGATTTTTCATTATTTGTATTGCATCCGAAAGTAAGGAGCAAAAACAAGAGTAAGATCCAATAAATGTGCGTTATTTTTTGTTTTGGGATCATAATTTATTTTTATTTCAATAATTTCTTTGGAACGCGAAGGCGAAGTTCTTGTTTCCTATAATCTATCTCTGCTTTATAATCGCGTAAAATATCTCCTCCAATAACTCCATCTATAACCTGCAAACCATAAGTTTCAAAAGATTGGTTGATATGACTCATGTCAATAATTACACTTATATAGTTTTTTAAATAAAGACCTCCAATTTCAAGATTTTCTAAAGTAATAATATGGCTTTTCATATCGTTGGTTCCTAAGCCTGTTGAGAGATGTTGGTTCTCTTGCATCTCAGGTTCGTTTACAAATAATGAAATTCTATTTTGATCAAAAACAGTGCGTGAGGCTCCTGTATCAATCAGTAATCGGCAAGGCTTCTGATTGATTTTAGCACTGAGTATTAGATGTACTCCGTCTGCTTCAATAGAAATAAATTCAAAAGGTATTTTACATAGCATATTGGAAATATATATGTTTAAAAAATTATCAAGTAAAAGTAATTAAAATAGCATATCTCTAAGAACTTTTATATCGTTGCCGATTAAATTAAAAAAAACATTTGGTAGTTTCCAAAACTATTCTACTTTTGTAGCCACAATGATGAAAATTTATGCATATCGTTATTTCTTTTATTGGTTTATTAGACCATAGCGGGATACTTTGTGTAATTAAATAAAAATAAATTATAAAGGAGTCCCAAAGAAATTTGGGACTTTTTTTTATGCAA contains:
- a CDS encoding clan AA aspartic protease is translated as MLCKIPFEFISIEADGVHLILSAKINQKPCRLLIDTGASRTVFDQNRISLFVNEPEMQENQHLSTGLGTNDMKSHIITLENLEIGGLYLKNYISVIIDMSHINQSFETYGLQVIDGVIGGDILRDYKAEIDYRKQELRLRVPKKLLK